Within Flavobacterium pisciphilum, the genomic segment AAGGATGCAAATTGATGAAGGTAATTCGGATGAAACTAAAGCAAAAAATCCGGATTTTCAACTTGCAGAGACAAAAGCAACCAAAGCCATCCAGAAACATTCGATGAATATTGGTGGACGAGAAAAAAACAGTCAGATAGACGAAGCATATTTAATGCTTGGTCAGGCTCGTTATTATGATCAGAGATTCTTACCTGCTTTAGAAGCATTTAATTATATTTTATACAAATACCCAACAAGTAGCAATATCAATACAGCAAGAATTTGGCGTGAAAAAACCAATATGCGTTTAGGTAATGACGAGTTGGTTATAAAAAACATCTATAAATTAATAAAAGGAGTTGCATTAAAAGAACAGGTATATGCAAATGCAAATGCTTTATTAGCAGAAGCTTTTATTAATTTGGAAGAAAAAGATAGTGCAATTACAAAACTTAAAATTGCAGAGGAGTTTACTAAAAGAAATCCTGAAAGATCTAGATACCGTTTTATTTTAGGACAATTATATCAAGAAACAAATAAGAGAGATAGTGCCCTTTATTTTTATCAATCTGTAATTGATATGAACAGAAGAGCTGAGCGAAAGTATGTAATTCACGCTTATGCCAAAAAAGCTCAGTTATTTGATTATCAAAATGGGGATAGTGAACTTTTCCTCAAGACATACAATAAATTAGTTGACGATAGAGAAAACAGACCATTCTTAGATGTAATATATTATGAGATGGGAGTCTTTTTTGATAAAAAGAAAGATGAAAAAGCGGCATTAGAATTTTATAATTATTCTTTAAAAAGAAAATCCAAAGATCCATATTTAGTAGCATCTACCTATCGTAATATTGGGAATATGTACTTTAAAAAAGCAAGTTATACATTGGCAGCAAAGTATTATGATAGTACTTTGGTAAAAATGGACCCTAAAACTAGAGAGTATGTCTATATCCAGAAAACTCGAAAAAATTTAGATGATGTAATAAAATATGAAGGTATTGCAAAACGCAATGATAGTATTATAAATGTTGTTGGTCTTTCAGACTCAGCTAGAGTAAAATATTTTGGAGACTATATCGCCAAGTTAAAAACTGCTGATGAAGCAAAACGAATTCTTGAAGAGAAACAAAAAGAAAAAATTGCTAATATAGAGCGAAACACAAACGGAGGAGGTTTAGAAACAATTACTGCAAAAGGGGCTCTACCAGGAAATCCTGAGAAAACAGGAGTTCCAAGTCCACCAACAGGAAATGAAGTAGCAAGTGTTTTTTATTTTTATAATCCTTCAACAGTAGCTTATGGAAAATTACAGTTCAAAAAACTGTGGGGGAACAGAGATATAAATAGCAATTGGAGGTTACCATCTAATAAGTCTAATTCAAATTCAGATGATGATAAATCGACAGCTGATGTTGCAAATGATTCAATAAAAGAAGATGTAATAGTCGAAAAATACACTACAGATTTTTATTTAAAACAGCTTCCTAAAGACAAATCGGCAATAGATAGTATTGCTCAGGAACGAAATTTTTCTTATTACCAATTAGGACTTATATATAAAGAGAAATTTAAAGAATATGAATTGGCTAGCAATAAGTTAGAGCAATTATTGAAGAATAATCCTGAGGAAAAATTGATTTTGCCGGCGATGTATAATCTCTATAAAATTTATGAGATTACAAATCCAGCAAAAGCAGTTGTGATGAAGATGGATATAACGACACGTTATCCAAATTCACGCTATGCACAAATCATAAATAACAATGGTTTAGATGAAGGGGCAGGAATTAAGGCGCCAGAGAAAGAATATCAAAAGTGGTATAAACTATTCCAAGAAGAAAATTATGCCGAAGTCTTAAATAATATTGATGATCTTATTAATCAATATTCTGGAGATGAAATAGTATCTAAATTCGAACTTTTAAAAGCCAATACATTAGGAAAGGCCAAAGGATTAGTTGCATATAAAAAAGCAATAGAAAATGTAGCAGAGAACTATCCTAATAGTGAAGAAGGTAAAAAAGCACAGGATGTTTTAATCAATCAGATTCCATTTTTGGAGAAACGAGTATTTACAACGACAGATAACAAAAACTGGAAAATATTGTATAAAGTTGGTATTCATGATGATAAAGCAAGAAAAACAATTGAGGATATTATTAAAAAATTCTTAGTTGATGAGAACTTCCAAAAACTAACTTATTCTTTTGATAAATACGATTTGGATTCAGCATTTGTTACGATTCATGGTATAAAATCAGAAGTTTACGCAAATGATGTTGCCAAAGTATTAAAAGAAAACAAAAAGTATAATTTAGTAGAATATCCAGCAGTAATAATATCAAGTGACAATTATAGTATAGTACAAATTAATAAAAATTTAGAAGCCTATTTAGCTCCTAAAACCCCTTAAGCATGTTTAATAAAGCCCCAAAATTTAGCACAGAAAACCTAGGAAAAACAAATAGAATAGTTGAAGGAACTATCATAACAGGAGACATTACTTCGCTAGCCGATTTTAGATTAGATGGACAATTAATAGGTAATTTTACCTCAAAAGGAAAAATTGTAATTGGTCCAGCTAGTAAAGTTAAAGGAGATATCATCTGTCAGAATGCCGATATTGAAGGAGAATTCACAGGAAATATTAAAGTTGTTGAACTTTTAAATGTAAAAGCAACAGCAAAAATTAATGGAGAAGTAACTGTAGGCAAATTATCTGTAGAACCAGGTGCCGATTTTACAGCGACTTGTATAATGGCAACTGATTTAAAAAGTGGAATAAATGGAGGACAAGGAACCAAATGAAAATCAGAGAAATAACAAATGGATAGTTTTTGTTAACATTCCAATACAGATGGGAGTAATTATATTTTTATTTTCCTATTTGGGTATTTGGTTAGATGAAAAATATTCAAATGGCGGTTCGCTGTGGACAATTATTTTGTCTTTATTTTCTGTCTTCTTAGCACTTTATAATGTCATCAGACAAGTTAAAAATTTAAATAAATAATGAATAGAGTTATAGATTTTCTTAAGTATTTTGTTCCTTTTTCGATTGTATTGTTTGTGTCGCAATATTTTGTAATGCAATCTTTATCAGATAAATTAGTTTTTTTTTACTCCGTGTGGAGTATTTATATATTTAATATTGTTGCTACTTTTTTAGTGTACTTGTTTTTAATTTTTGTTAATAAAAATTTTTCAACTTATACAGGGTTCGCTTTTCTTGGAGCAAGTTTTTTTAGAATGATGGTGGCAATTATTTTCTTGATTCCACTGATAAAAGCGAATGTCAAAGACCCGATAATTGATTTGGGGGCGTTTTTTATCCCTTATTTTTTATTTTTACTTTTTGAAACATATTTCACAGTTCGTCTAATAAATAAAAGCTAATCACTTCATTATTAGATAAATTGAAAAATTAAAATGTAATTTTAAAAATTATATCTATAAATTTTCAATTTTCAATTTAAAATGTACCTTTGCAAAAAATTTTTGGAACCTAAAATTAGATAAAGATTTAATAATGATATTTTCAAATAAACCAGTTCAGTACTTATTAGTTACTTTATTAGCTTTTACTTCGTCGATAAATTTCGCCTCTACTCCTGTTGATAGTGTTTCTATTAAACACGAAAACGTTGTTGAGACAGTTGAAGGAAGCGGTCACGGAGAAAGTGTTGGTCACAAAATAGAAAAAGAATTCAATGCAAGTGAGTTGATCAATTCACACATTGGAGAT encodes:
- a CDS encoding gliding motility protein; amino-acid sequence: MARNSHALSTKYNILYNGQLGFDKGMKAIEANYTDNFWKLLPIERMQIDEGNSDETKAKNPDFQLAETKATKAIQKHSMNIGGREKNSQIDEAYLMLGQARYYDQRFLPALEAFNYILYKYPTSSNINTARIWREKTNMRLGNDELVIKNIYKLIKGVALKEQVYANANALLAEAFINLEEKDSAITKLKIAEEFTKRNPERSRYRFILGQLYQETNKRDSALYFYQSVIDMNRRAERKYVIHAYAKKAQLFDYQNGDSELFLKTYNKLVDDRENRPFLDVIYYEMGVFFDKKKDEKAALEFYNYSLKRKSKDPYLVASTYRNIGNMYFKKASYTLAAKYYDSTLVKMDPKTREYVYIQKTRKNLDDVIKYEGIAKRNDSIINVVGLSDSARVKYFGDYIAKLKTADEAKRILEEKQKEKIANIERNTNGGGLETITAKGALPGNPEKTGVPSPPTGNEVASVFYFYNPSTVAYGKLQFKKLWGNRDINSNWRLPSNKSNSNSDDDKSTADVANDSIKEDVIVEKYTTDFYLKQLPKDKSAIDSIAQERNFSYYQLGLIYKEKFKEYELASNKLEQLLKNNPEEKLILPAMYNLYKIYEITNPAKAVVMKMDITTRYPNSRYAQIINNNGLDEGAGIKAPEKEYQKWYKLFQEENYAEVLNNIDDLINQYSGDEIVSKFELLKANTLGKAKGLVAYKKAIENVAENYPNSEEGKKAQDVLINQIPFLEKRVFTTTDNKNWKILYKVGIHDDKARKTIEDIIKKFLVDENFQKLTYSFDKYDLDSAFVTIHGIKSEVYANDVAKVLKENKKYNLVEYPAVIISSDNYSIVQINKNLEAYLAPKTP
- a CDS encoding bactofilin family protein — protein: MFNKAPKFSTENLGKTNRIVEGTIITGDITSLADFRLDGQLIGNFTSKGKIVIGPASKVKGDIICQNADIEGEFTGNIKVVELLNVKATAKINGEVTVGKLSVEPGADFTATCIMATDLKSGINGGQGTK
- a CDS encoding AtpZ/AtpI family protein, encoding MEDKEPNENQRNNKWIVFVNIPIQMGVIIFLFSYLGIWLDEKYSNGGSLWTIILSLFSVFLALYNVIRQVKNLNK